A segment of the Crassostrea angulata isolate pt1a10 chromosome 10, ASM2561291v2, whole genome shotgun sequence genome:
GCTGTAGCAATTATGTATAATTAATTCTCGGAATTGATTATTTGTAccaaatgtaataaataaatactaagtTTAATCAGCCCAAAACAACAAAGATCTTTTTTGTggcataaatttaattttttttataaggaaCGGTAGCTCCACAGCATGTCAACCTAAAGTTTCCCAAAAAGCTCTAGATATAATACAGTGCAAAAAGCATTTGTTTTcacacaaaaaattgaaaatatatggtTAACCCTCAAATGCAGTGTTAAGTATAATTTAGAATGAAGAGATATGTTGAACTAAGTTAAGTGTAATACgtgctttttttctttcaatggtTTATATAAAGATGggattagtttttgttttttacaacaaaacatCACAAACAAATGCATCTCGGCTGATAGAAGAAGTGATGATAAAGGCAAAGATTTTCTGAATGCAATTCCCATGAAGGATTAAGCATCGATATTACTTAACTTTTCCCGGTCACACATACCCCATcccccaaaacaaaaaaaatcaaatgaacacaccccccccaccccttttaAAGAAAACACGTAAAATATCTCAcgaaaaagaacaaaacaatcGCGGCGAATGGGACAAATTATCCAATCATTCTGTGTCTCTTTAGTATTTattcccgatttttttttctcaaactaCTTAAGGGATTATTGATTCTCGGGCATATGCAATTTAAATACCATCTGTGCACTACCTATAACTATACCCGCTATCCATCAGCACGTGCGACCACAAACAATTGCAATTGGGGAAATGGTGATAACAAATATAGGTGTCTGAAGGCAAATACTTAAGTATACaccaaagaaaataattaaaattataatatgcaattttctgGAATTTTCAGTTAAAAAGTAAGTGTATTCTAGTATTTTTGTGTAACTTTAATGTACATATTGTTCCTTTCAATGTAACATAAACAGACTCCATGTTAAGTTTGTTCTTTGGACATCGATTCACCTGtcttaaaataatgatataactTAGGATTTCCACAATATACGACTGGAATAGTGAAACGGATAATTAATGAATCTAAGAAAAATAAGTTCATTACTTATCTGTTTCACCTAAATGCCTTTAGATACCTGCATtcattactgtaaattcctaattaaacgcgaggaattaatatccgcgcaaaatcgcgagaagcccgtctcgcgaattttaaaatctcacttttaatTTTcgaacatatgtaaactacatgaaactatgataaaatttcgacattcgcgattttatgttctcgcgatttgattgaaaaccgttgaatcgcggaattaagtactcgcgtaagataaggaatctacagtatttaataacaataaaatagTGACAAATTTTACAGTGGTTGTGATTATCAGGCCACACGCGTAGATACGGCGTAAGGTATATTTATAGCTTGAGCACTGGTATTTAAAAAGAATCACTGTTCCCTTTGGTAGCTTTGTAAAACGAAAAATGAAAACTATGTCAatactaaatttttaaaaacagaatgACTAGATGATCTGTCCTATCCTTCCATAATGTAAGCTTTTCTTTTACGTAGGAATTTTTTGGTGTTTTCCTATGGATTTGTGAAAATGAATCATTTGTTATCTTTCTGAGGTGATTTTAAGTGGCCAAGATATATGAAGGGACAAGGAATTGGTCCCTAAAAATATCCCTGATATCTTCATTTGATTTCAGTTTTGCGATGTTAAGTACTCCAAGGAAATGCTGTTTCATTCATAATTTATGTCCTTTCACCCTTGCTTGTTCTATCAGCTGAGGTGCATTTGTTGCGATGGAGTTTTTTGTTGCAAAGAAACTTATCTTTTAGGTCAACCATTTAAGCAAACATATTTAGAGTTCGAGTTAGTTCAAAAGTTCAATCTCTTCCCCTTTAAGTCCTACTTGTCAATCTATATGACTTTTGTGTTTCATTTGGAATATATGACATAATAATATCGTAAAATTTGGATTCTTTAAATAACAGCACATTTTTAATTAGGAATAAGCATGTATGCAAATgttaacatgatttttttacaTGGGCCAACTAGAAAAAAGTAAtcaatcatttataaaaaaaaaaaaaaagtaaaaattctcGCAGTAATCAATGAtttcaattaagaaataaaaggtCAATCCTGTTCATATCCGGTGAACTTATTAACATGCTGATTATTGATTATATTTACGTCTGAGAGAGGCAAATCATTTATCACAATGCCATATTCATCtgaattatgtttataataaagacggatcaatagaaaaaaaattatgatatatctcaaattaaaaaaaaaccattttgaaataatgtacgggtacatgtatatcaggtATCATTTTATCTGCTTGTACACGTGAATGtatgtaaatgtttaaaaaaaacatacaagGCTTCAGTATGTATTATATGCTTCACGtctattttcacattttttaaaataagcttTTTGTTGGAAGATGAAGATATATGCATTTTCACGTATATTAATCAAGCGTACATATCTGTTACATTGAAAAGAGTTTACTTGAATATAActttagaaataacaaaattttataagCATGGCTTACAATACTTCTTAAAATAAGTTAACGCTAAAAAGGTTTTTGAAATAGTTATGGCAAGACAAGAAAGCGAGAAGCTGTCTTCGCAAACTTGCaatcaaaatataatcaaatattaagtaaattaaatttaataaaacattgtaaaataactttttacGTGAAAAAATGTCGTTTGCACAAAGTTTCCCCATTGGTCATGTTGTTAAGGTAGAGAATCTCACACTTAGtagctttgaaaggttaacaggttTGTTGTTCTAAAAATGATTTCGTAACCCCCTGACATTCCTACTTTATTATGTTGAAACCCGGTCGGAACtgttaattctaaaaaaaaaaaaaaaatagcgacACCTTGAGAAATATTGGAAAATCAttacaaatcaaaattttcatattttagatctctggtgggttttttttaatttggtttttatttttatattttttatcagagttttatcattttgttcTTGTTGTTTTGCTTTCTTTTGTCATTTGcaggaaaacttttttttaaacttatatatGAAGTTCTTATTCTGATGGATAGTTTAAATTATTAacacattcatattttaaaaaggtgCCCATGTTGAATTGGTATGAACGTCTGGAGGACGTACACTAGGATCCGTCAACTCAATTCATCCAATGTATTCTGATAAGTATTTGCCCCAGACCTTGATTACAGCAGTGGGGTATGGGGATACACATACCACTCCTCTGTTTGCAGTCCAAGGGGGATGCTGGTGGTTAAGCTCTAAATGCTTTTATGAAATTCATGTTACGTCTTTGGAATCGCTATCATATGGAAAACGAACCATTTACCAAACGTCAGACGGTATACAAATTAACATTTCTCACTGAAATTTAAAGTTAAGAATACCCTGACATTTTTATACATGGAAGTACTCAAACGAAGTCTTTAGTTATAATTACTTACCTTTAGGATACAGAATATTGCAAGTGTCTTTTTTATTGCTGTAAATAATTGGCGTTTGAATTTTACGGGTCACTAAAACTCTTAAATAATACCAAACATATGCAGCAGGTTAAATATCCATCGtacggtatttatttttaagaattaaattaCTTTTCTAACTATGGCTGTGAATATAAATGTAgttcaatcaaaaatataacttttctgtTCAGACCTTTGGAGCAGTGAGATCtttaatatttagaaaataagtATATAACAGTTCTTGGTAAAGTAAaccattaaaatatttgattaaatcaaATACTCGAACTGTCAGAATCAGATGCAGTATGTGCACTTGTTTTAAACACCTATTTTCCTCGCCAGATTATAAAATACCTTTCTTCATATCTTATGTGCAGTCATTATTGTtaggtaaataaatatatttgttaattgctgtgtaatttttttcttagttttttttaatttataatatgtTAAAAGTGGCATATAGGCCCGATTGGCCTGGTGTTTAATTTAAACTTATTGTTGTTGATATAATGtataatagaaaatataatCATGCCATTATAGATAGATCAATTACTATTACTGCTAATACTACCATAGCTGTGATTTATGGCACTGGAGCCATGCTCGTTTgttcatacatttaaaaaaccaaagtcttcaattttttttttatcttaaggGCATCAAATATATCGataatttgattataaaaagaattaatgtaAACTTTTGAAATGTTTCATTACTCTTGTTACtgtgaaaaaaagaagatagattaaatttttaagaaaaaatgcgAGGCATATCACTCAATAAAATCTCTTCCCCCTCTaccccaaaaataaaaaatcaaccaCATTTCCATTACTCAAAAACACCCAAATGTTACATTTCTCATAAATAGTTAGATatttccaaattaaaaaaaaccggcGTTTCTTTTCCGTCTCACCATGTCTCCAACATTCCTACTCACTTGGCTACAAATAGATACATTTGAGGAAGCAGAGACATTGGAGAGGAGAGCGATGGACGTGCTTTGTTCGGGAAAATATTCGTTGttctataaatattttcttattcGTCATCCAATGTAATTTATGTTGGAATTTTCTCTTTTCTATCAACactatatatttgaaaattgaattgatGAAAGAGCCAGCGAAGTTCGGATGTGGCTGTAAAGGTTTATTATTACATTTCTCTAATATTGCACTTACTTTACAACTATAGACTACACCGATTCCCTCGGTCCACTGTAGTGTTGTTGTGTTGTTGTGTTAAGATATTCGCCacaatatctctctctctctctctctctctctctctctctctctctctctctctctctcttttacacacacacacacacacacacacacacacacacacacacacacacatatgaTGTCTAAcctaaacatttttgaaaattcattgtCGATTTCTGTCTCCCCTAGAACGAACACCTACATGTGTATGCTGATTCAGATCAGGACGCTGAGCTAGAGACACACAGCTATAGTGTTCTATACATAGATCTACAGATGGCGAGGAAAGTACGTTTAGCAATTGACGTATGGTAAAATTGATTTCATATTgtcatattttacatgtatgtcttgtccgaaattttttttctaaaattaagatttaaagaagctacgcatttttttttaatttcaacatGTCATgcttttacatttaaattatagTTTATTGTAAAAGTATATAAGTTCAACTTATCAAGAGTTGTTACAATTTTacgatcaaattaaaaattttgttttgattttgatagatCGTTTTATGCAATTAAAGGCTCCTACTTACATCTTTGAATAAttaggctttttttttttaattctttaccTCACTTTGGTTACAATTCTATTTTCTATCAGAATTAATCTCATTGTTGGTGTTACATCCATCTCCATCTTTAAATTACTGGATTTAGATATTTCTTGTTGCATGTCATTTTAAGTTGCATATATTAATGTGGAAAACCTCGAACATATTTCGAAAATATTCAATGGATGAAAACAAACGAATCTATCATTGATGATTATAATGACTTTATTCACTCGAGTTTTTCATATACAAAGACAATTAAGACAATGAGCAGCAGTTTtacgaatttaattttttttttcaaacacgttctaattaaataattaagcaTGTAACTATGGTACATGTAAAACcatgtgaaattaaaaaaaaacatttttctcattttaatttttacaataattgtAATGTAGttagatgggttttttttttcatcaaaatatgaatatgaGTTGTTGACTATAAAGCAATGTACAGAGCTTGTCGTTCTTTTATTAAACACGATAAATATTCAAgaaaagaaattatgaaaaaccaTTAGAAACGGtaaagtaaaatacatgtaagaaaaaTTACAGCTCAAATTGTGATTGCGTTTCTTTGAAGACGCTTGTCCCTTTACACCAGGGCAACAACACGGTGGCGTCTACAATTGACGGAGTTTGGTTATCAAGAACGCCATGCAACAGCACTCACAAGGCATGAACTAAAATCGCGTCGTATCTTCGTTCCAAATATACGCAATAGAAACAACGTTTATGTGCTTATAtaagtatatgtattatatgataataCAACAGTCAAACCATTACCTTTTGTGACGATCACTGAGAAgacataaatataattttctaaCGCGTTAAAACACACgaaaataaactttttctttgatacgATTATTTTAGAAGGATATTAGCTGCAGTTTAATGTTGATATGTGACGGTTTCTGCAAAGTTTATGTTCATATGCGAAGTGTATGTCTACAAAGATCGGAGTTCGGTCAAAGTTTTCTTTAAGTAAGCTTTTTCTCCGATGGCAAATTAATTTGAACATAGTTTAATAGGTTTTAagcttttgaaatatttatatttttttatatggttttttctatcaaataacctttaagggtgttgtttacacAGAGTTTGAGTTTTCAAATTCGGATAgatataaagttcaatgtaatgattAACTTTGTTCTAAAGActtaaagtatttatgaaatgaattcttATTGACAAAACcttgaatatttttactttattatgaaataaggctaaaacaaaaattgacttttagccaaacagaggaaattcggactaaattttgcaaattttgttttctgctaaagcatttttggcagtactctaatgttaaaagttaggattttatatttaagtctatgtaattttgcatattttccgttggttttacctaactttttcattgaaataataCTATGGCAcgaaatgcaaaaatattgaaaaatgcttaaaaacaataaaagacaccatatctcaaaattttgatcattgacctcttataaatattttgccaacagaataaggtcaaaaTAAGTAGTTCAATACCATACATGTTTttgcattatcatcattcaattttttgtaaaattggatcaaaaatgggtagggatttgaaactgatagaggaaattcgggctgggttattttaaaatctaaattagtgtcactaccattcataaactgtattttatttttcaaagtgttttattatttgtaatatttttgtaattaagaaaatctttaaatattaaagatattaaaattttataggatttttcttgatttttcaataaatatttcattgccaataactcaaaaagtaggtgaTTGACCTAtttttctgaaagtgaaaaataacaatacaagcaaaggtctataacacacaatagatggtttgtCATTATCattagtggatttttttttcattctgaataaacgtcatccttaagtgAATAAAACATGGCACAAGCTTTGATTACATAACAAGGAATAGTGAGCTGTCTTTCTCCATTAAAACATAACAAAGACATTCAGATCTTGAAATATCTAAGAAATAACTCAGTTTTGGAGAATTTAACAACGTGAAAatagtaaattaaattttaaatttttaagctCAAGCTTTAGTCCTTATTATAGGCAATAATGCCTAGCTCGATGCAGATATACAGAAAACACAACCTGGCATCGATTTTGACCGATAGGGACCCTCCGTTGGTAAGAGGACCTCCAGttacattataatttaaaaaaccgtTAATGTTTAAGTGTACAGtagcttatttgacatttttcagAAACTtgagtttttaatatatatacattaaatttttcagTGTTGAGGGATTGCAGCACATGTCAGAGGCAGTGTTCGTTGTATTGTGTGAAATGATGGGAACCTCACAACTGGTGGCCATCAGGAGGGAAACAGTGGACATCCAGGAGATTGTGGAAAGACAATTAACTAATAATTGGATCCATGGGATGCTGAGTGGAAGTATGAGAGAAGGATTCAGGCTGAATGGATCAGATAAGGACTTTATGTACTGGCCAAACGACCACCGAGTAATCATGGACATGTCTCAGTCTGAGTATTACAACACAGCCAGTACAACCTTGATTCTCTCTGACAGTTCTGAGAGCCCACCAGGATTCACTTTACTTCAGTTACTGACACCAACAGAAATTACAGAAGTCCAATCAGCATGTGTCAGAATGAATGGTAGAGTCTATATATCTAGTTTTATACACAGCGAGTTAACTTGTTCGGTAGTGGTGCCTAATTCTACTGTACATGGACCCTGTGGAAGTGGTAATGTAGAAGGACTAGAATATGACAACGCTCACTGCTTTGCATGTGACTTTTGGCCTACGCCTGCCTCCTTGTGGATAGACAGATGTCACTTATGGCCTGGCCCTGAAGTTGTTGAAGACATTGTCAGAAATGGATGTCACGTTGTAGCAATAGGACACCCATTAGGACCCCATAAAAATGAAGAATGGAGATTGTCGTTTTCTCGAGCAGAATATAAACTTGTGTACTCAATGAACCACAGTCAATTTTTGACCTATGgattgttaaaaattttcttataaGAAGTTATAAATCATCAGACTGAAGAAAAGAATAAACTGATATGTTCCTATCATATAAAGACAACAGTTTTCTGGGCtattcaacaaaacacactaCCCAACTGGTGCCCTCCAAATCTCCTGGCCggtttctgggtctgctttaAACACCTCCTTAAATGGGTGTATGAGGGGATTTGTCCTAACTTTTTCATTCCACAAAACAACCTGTTCCTGACAAAGGTCCATGGCTCGGCACAAAACAGATTGTTTCTACAGTTACATGACTTGTACAAGAAAGGTCTGTCCTGTCTGTTAGGGTGTTCTTCTATCATGTCCTACATCACTGATGTCCTATACAATCCTAGACTTTCTGTTTGTACAGATGAGAATTTCATGAAGTCTGAATTTGACTATGATGTAGAACTTTTCAATGTGTTACCCATTGCATTTAAACATTTAGGTGATCTATATAACCTTATTAAAGCCATAGATATGATAGAATACCTGGTATATTCACCCCTTACACAATATCAAACTATCAAATTACAGTCACTTTCAGTCCTCACCCTTCAATGTATTGCTTTCAAATTACAAAACATGTTTACTTGCTCATGTTTTAACAAACAGATGTATAttgcaaacaaattttattgCCACATGCTGAAATTAGCAGCAAAGTTAGGGTGTATTTCTGACATGTTGTACATTGCCATTTATTATTACAAGACACTCAGATACAGGGGAGCTTTATGTGTTATAGAGATGACAAAGATTAAGTTAAGACAGCCATATTTAATGTATTGGGGACATGTAGACATAGAGAGGTATACTGAGGCTGTAGGGGGGCAGTCCTGGTCTACAAAAATGAGAGAGGCCGTAGCATGGGATATCAAACTTGACACCATAATCTTTTATATTAGTGAATTAATACCAGAACAAAACTCTGCTCTACAGAAAGGAAAGTCTAGATTATATGTCCCAGTGTTTGTAATGTTACACTTCCTGGAGTTCCTGTGTTACAGACACATTGATACAACGTCATCACAAGCAGCTCTAGATGAGCTACAAGTCCTAGTCCACCATGATAAAGGACAGTATATATTTGACCGATGTAGAGACATCTCCTGGGAGatcctggggatctgtcaacagatcacaGGGAACCTCCAGGCTGCTCTATACTCATACCAACAGTCACTCACACATTATCCATGGAACGGAATACAAACTGCTACACAGATGAGAATACGAGACTTGTTTTTTAGAAACCTTCACCAATAGATTAAATAAATACTATCACATTAAATGCCGTATCTAAAAATATATGCTATACAAGAGGTCCATAAGCCTCATCTTTTACCGAAGCAACAGTTCTTTAAAAAGTTCTTGCATTTcatcttttgttcaattaaCACTGACCTCCGTAAAGGAATGATGAGTTTTGGAAATTAGGTTAtgaaataatacaataaaaaaaacctatctCAATTGATAACTACTTAAAGTGAAAACAAGTTATGCAGCTTAATGTTTacaatcaaaatgtttaaatgctTAAATGAATTCTTATTGACAAAACcttgaatatttttactttattatgaaataaggctaaaacaaaaattgacttttagccaaacagaggaaattcggactaaattttgcaaattttgttttctgctaaagcatttttggcagtactctaatgttaaaagttaggattttatatttaagtctatgtaattttgcatattttccgttggttttacctaactttttcattgaaataataCTATGGCAcgaaatgcaaaaatattgaaaaatgcttaaaaacgataaaagacaccatatctcaaaattttgatcattgacctcttataaatattttgccaacagaataaggtcaaaaTAAGTAGTTCAATACCATACATGTTTttgcattatcatcattcaattttttgtaaaattggatcaaaaatgggtagggatttgaaactgatagaggaaattcgggctgggttattttaaaatctaaattagtgtcactaccattcataaactgtattttatttttcaaagtgttttattatttgta
Coding sequences within it:
- the LOC128167922 gene encoding uncharacterized protein LOC128167922; the protein is MSEAVFVVLCEMMGTSQLVAIRRETVDIQEIVERQLTNNWIHGMLSGSMREGFRLNGSDKDFMYWPNDHRVIMDMSQSEYYNTASTTLILSDSSESPPGFTLLQLLTPTEITEVQSACVRMNGRVYISSFIHSELTCSVVVPNSTVHGPCGSGNVEGLEYDNAHCFACDFWPTPASLWIDRCHLWPGPEVVEDIVRNGCHVVAIGHPLGPHKNEEWRLSFSRAEYKLVYSMNHSQFLTYGLLKIFL